One Micromonospora sp. WMMD1120 genomic region harbors:
- a CDS encoding helix-turn-helix transcriptional regulator, which translates to MPIIVRIDVELAKRKMSVGEFAERVGLTPANVAVLKNGRAKAVRFSTLEAMCRVLECQPGDLLEWVEEETP; encoded by the coding sequence ATGCCCATCATCGTCCGCATCGACGTGGAGTTGGCGAAGCGCAAGATGAGCGTCGGCGAGTTCGCCGAGCGCGTCGGCCTCACCCCCGCCAACGTGGCGGTGCTCAAGAACGGCCGCGCCAAGGCGGTGCGCTTCAGCACCCTCGAGGCGATGTGCCGGGTGCTCGAGTGCCAGCCCGGAGACCTGCTCGAGTGGGTGGAGGAGGAAACCCCATGA
- a CDS encoding ABC transporter ATP-binding protein — protein MTATAQTPLVPDLAALQQRAAQRAAERAGGQDRLRGHIVCDGLVRIFKTEGVEVVALQGLDLVIDRGELVAIVGASGSGKSTLLNILSGLDTPTAGIARVADYDLLSLSAKRRLSYRRELVGFVWQQTGRNLLPYLSALENVELPMQLAGKRSRRARRQRARELLDLVGVGYCADRRPGQLSGGEQQRVAVAVAVANDPEVLFADEPTGELDEATGAEVFAALRTINAELGVTIVVVTHDHAVATQVRRTVAIRDGRTASEVRRTARIGADGSTELVSEEYAVLDRNGRMQLPAAFVDALSLKERVRLDLEPDHVQVRPGDRAADERGARA, from the coding sequence ATGACAGCCACCGCCCAGACGCCACTGGTGCCGGACCTGGCCGCCCTGCAACAGCGGGCAGCGCAACGTGCCGCCGAGCGGGCCGGCGGGCAGGACCGCCTGCGCGGGCACATCGTCTGCGACGGTCTGGTGCGCATCTTCAAGACCGAGGGGGTGGAGGTGGTCGCCCTACAGGGGCTCGACCTGGTCATCGACCGGGGCGAGCTGGTGGCGATCGTCGGCGCCTCCGGGTCGGGCAAGTCGACGTTGCTCAACATCCTCTCCGGGCTGGACACCCCGACCGCCGGCATCGCCCGGGTGGCCGACTACGACCTGCTCTCGCTGTCGGCTAAGCGGCGGCTCAGCTACCGGCGGGAGCTGGTCGGGTTCGTCTGGCAGCAGACCGGCCGCAACCTGCTGCCGTACCTCAGCGCGCTGGAGAACGTCGAACTGCCGATGCAGTTGGCCGGGAAACGCAGCCGGCGGGCACGCCGTCAACGGGCCCGGGAACTGCTCGACCTGGTCGGCGTGGGGTACTGCGCCGACCGGCGGCCGGGGCAGCTCAGCGGCGGCGAGCAGCAGCGGGTCGCGGTGGCGGTGGCGGTGGCCAACGACCCGGAGGTGCTGTTCGCCGACGAGCCGACGGGTGAGCTGGACGAGGCGACCGGCGCCGAGGTCTTCGCGGCGCTGCGCACCATCAACGCCGAGCTGGGCGTGACCATCGTGGTGGTCACCCACGACCACGCCGTGGCCACGCAGGTCCGCCGGACCGTCGCGATCCGCGACGGCCGGACCGCCTCGGAGGTACGCCGGACCGCGCGCATCGGCGCGGACGGCAGCACCGAACTGGTCAGCGAGGAGTACGCGGTGCTGGACCGCAACGGCCGGATGCAGTTGCCGGCGGCGTTCGTCGACGCGCTGTCGCTGAAGGAACGCGTCCGGCTCGACCTGGAGCCGGACCATGTGCAGGTACGGCCCGGTGACCGGGCCGCCGACGAGCGGGGAGCACGGGCATGA
- a CDS encoding alpha/beta hydrolase, which produces MAGFAVAALLTAGCTLPAFAPRTEVQGEAAPTGSAPTWRPCPEIPEELVGRGAPDMRYDCARIAVPRDWGTGTGATAGPGAGQTFEIALLRARSSKQRDRVGSLVVNPGGPGGSGVDTAVYLSFGTQFGGLPASITERFDIVGFDPRGVSRSSPVKCISDADLDASFGFDPDPTSQRAFDDFVGLSQRIGRGCGDRYGDQLPLYGTEQAARDMDAVRAAVGDDKLTYLGYSYGTLLGATYAQLYPQRVRALVLDGAVDPQQRLVEGSESQARGFERAFTNFTRWCAANAGRCPIAPDARAAVTSAIDKARVSPVRGADGREATAGWVFYAVISSLYTESGWQELARAIDRLAEGDPKDVFRLADSYAGREDDGHYSNLFDANLAINCADETEKPSREQIRRLQSQWRAKYPLFGPALAVGMLSCVEWPGGRDPYPTGKADGAPPIVVVGTTGDPATPYEQTPRLASMLGVGRVLTWEGEGHTAYPQTSCITDAVDAYLIDLTVPAEGKRCPAR; this is translated from the coding sequence ATGGCCGGCTTCGCCGTGGCCGCGCTGCTCACCGCCGGCTGCACGCTGCCGGCGTTCGCGCCGCGCACCGAGGTGCAGGGCGAGGCCGCGCCGACCGGCAGCGCGCCGACCTGGCGGCCCTGCCCGGAGATCCCCGAGGAGCTGGTCGGGCGCGGCGCGCCGGACATGCGCTACGACTGCGCCCGCATCGCGGTGCCGAGGGACTGGGGCACCGGCACCGGGGCGACCGCCGGGCCGGGCGCGGGGCAGACCTTCGAGATCGCCCTGTTGCGCGCCCGGTCCAGCAAGCAGCGCGACCGGGTGGGCTCGCTGGTGGTCAACCCGGGCGGGCCGGGCGGCTCCGGCGTCGACACCGCCGTCTATCTCTCCTTCGGCACCCAGTTCGGCGGGCTGCCCGCGTCGATCACCGAGCGCTTCGACATCGTCGGCTTCGACCCGCGTGGGGTGTCCCGGTCCAGCCCGGTGAAGTGCATCTCCGACGCCGACCTGGACGCCAGCTTCGGCTTCGACCCCGACCCGACGAGCCAGCGGGCGTTCGACGACTTCGTCGGTCTGAGCCAGCGGATCGGGCGCGGCTGCGGGGACCGCTACGGCGACCAACTCCCGCTGTACGGCACCGAGCAGGCCGCCCGCGACATGGACGCGGTCCGCGCCGCGGTGGGCGACGACAAGCTCACCTACCTCGGCTACTCCTACGGCACCCTGCTGGGCGCGACGTACGCCCAGCTCTACCCCCAGCGGGTGCGGGCGCTGGTGCTCGACGGCGCTGTCGACCCGCAGCAACGGCTGGTGGAGGGCTCGGAGAGCCAGGCCCGTGGCTTCGAGCGGGCCTTCACCAACTTCACCCGCTGGTGCGCGGCGAACGCCGGCCGCTGCCCCATCGCCCCGGACGCGCGCGCCGCGGTGACGTCGGCCATCGACAAGGCCAGGGTCTCTCCGGTACGCGGAGCGGACGGGCGGGAGGCCACCGCCGGCTGGGTGTTCTACGCGGTCATCTCGTCGCTCTACACGGAGTCCGGCTGGCAGGAGCTGGCGCGGGCGATCGACCGGCTGGCCGAGGGCGACCCGAAGGACGTGTTCCGGCTCGCCGACTCGTACGCCGGCCGGGAGGACGACGGGCACTACTCCAACCTGTTCGACGCCAACCTGGCGATCAACTGCGCGGACGAGACCGAGAAGCCGAGCCGGGAGCAGATCCGGCGGTTGCAGTCGCAGTGGCGGGCGAAATACCCGCTGTTCGGGCCGGCGCTCGCGGTCGGCATGCTGAGCTGTGTCGAGTGGCCGGGCGGGCGTGACCCGTACCCGACCGGGAAGGCCGACGGCGCGCCGCCGATCGTGGTGGTCGGCACCACCGGCGACCCGGCGACGCCGTACGAGCAGACCCCACGGCTCGCCTCCATGCTGGGGGTCGGCCGGGTGCTCACCTGGGAGGGCGAGGGGCACACGGCCTACCCGCAGACGTCCTGCATCACCGACGCCGTCGACGCCTACCTGATCGACCTGACCGTGCCGGCGGAGGGGAAGCGCTGCCCGGCCCGCTGA
- a CDS encoding GNAT family N-acetyltransferase: MTDVIYREAVRADLPAVIALLADDVLGKARDFTAVDDAYERAFADIEADPRNHLIVAEHRGEVVGCLQITYIPGLGRHGAERSLIESVRVRSDRRGQGLGRDLMTWAIDQARQRGCALVQLTTDKTRTDAHRFYLGLGFVASHEGMKLAL, encoded by the coding sequence ATGACCGACGTGATCTACCGGGAGGCGGTCCGGGCAGACCTGCCGGCCGTCATCGCCCTGCTCGCCGATGACGTCCTGGGTAAGGCCCGCGACTTCACCGCTGTCGACGACGCCTACGAGCGGGCGTTCGCTGACATCGAGGCGGACCCGCGCAACCACCTGATCGTCGCCGAGCACCGTGGTGAGGTAGTCGGCTGCCTGCAGATCACCTACATCCCCGGCCTCGGTCGGCACGGCGCCGAACGGTCCCTGATCGAGTCGGTCCGGGTTCGCTCCGACCGGCGCGGCCAGGGGCTGGGCCGGGACCTGATGACCTGGGCAATCGACCAGGCCCGGCAACGCGGCTGTGCGCTGGTGCAGCTCACCACCGACAAGACCCGCACCGACGCGCACCGCTTCTATCTGGGCCTCGGCTTCGTGGCCAGCCACGAGGGCATGAAGCTCGCCCTCTGA
- a CDS encoding FtsX-like permease family protein, giving the protein MSVGAAVRRVRAYGGQFLLLGVLTLVVTLLISGVPRLVNRLAEQGLRAQLSSEAPARRDISYASEAVTAPAKRTAMDSAAERFDALGAELPPPVRSGVTERWYAVENPPARVVGPDLAARNLLVDLGLRAVPGVQGAGTLVEGAWPSETYVPDRPIEVALDADVAAKLNLRAGSQLRIGLADENGTLSDAEPMVVSGLFRPADRADGLWDGLPPLLQVIEPLGDGEPFTIVGVVAQSALNKRAAEGWPIQSTWRYRLGVDTIGARHLDRMIDGLQEVQRRRPADLTVALGVDVPLRAFAAQVDAARTLLAVIAAGVLATLAGLIVLAASLAIRRRRAEFALLRARGGAATAGARRSLAEAALVVPVAAVLGWWLGTLFPGDPDPTAPYAIAATALVTLALPLATLAVPAGQAARRDLVRVRPSARRVTIEVSLLLLAGLAAVLLRRRGLTLGEVDPLLVSVPVLLAVAAAVLALRAYPWPLLLISRLAAGTRGSVAFLGTARAGRSAVAAPLVVVVLAIGTAAFCAVVAAGVDASRARAAEQIVPADAVIRGERFAPDTVDELGRLPGVRAVTPVLETDERLASDELGTDARLAQTAVLLVDGAGLDTVARESAVDLPIPAALRAARPGPGALPAIVSPAVAADLTKAGLDDSAFVEVQGQRYEFRVAGTEEGFALLSADASRFVILPWQALPARNTAPVPTSLLVAGDALDAEALRVAGNQGQERYQREGTVTGRDRPLSVTVDTRADVRRNLSDGGANGVLAFGFVAGAAGGTVLGLLAIAFTVLAGARARGQVLSRLRTLGLSRRQWRGLLLVELTPLVAVSVLTGALVGAVLPVLLNPVLGLSAFTSGVPVRVAFEPSLIAAVLALGAVALGFAVAVEALNNRRLRLGEVLRLGEES; this is encoded by the coding sequence ATGAGCGTCGGCGCGGCGGTCCGGCGGGTCCGGGCGTACGGCGGGCAGTTCCTGCTCCTGGGGGTGCTGACCCTGGTGGTCACGCTGCTCATCAGCGGGGTGCCCCGGCTGGTCAACAGGCTCGCCGAACAGGGACTGCGGGCGCAGTTGAGCAGCGAGGCGCCCGCGCGTCGGGACATCTCGTACGCCTCGGAGGCGGTGACCGCCCCGGCCAAGCGGACGGCGATGGACAGCGCGGCCGAGCGGTTCGACGCCCTCGGCGCGGAGCTGCCGCCGCCGGTGCGGTCCGGGGTGACCGAGCGGTGGTACGCCGTGGAGAACCCGCCGGCCCGGGTGGTCGGACCGGACCTCGCGGCCCGCAACCTGCTCGTGGACCTGGGGCTGCGGGCGGTGCCGGGCGTGCAGGGCGCGGGCACCCTGGTCGAGGGGGCGTGGCCGAGCGAGACGTACGTGCCGGACCGGCCGATCGAGGTGGCGCTCGACGCCGACGTGGCGGCCAAGCTGAACCTGCGCGCCGGCAGCCAACTGCGCATCGGCCTCGCCGACGAGAACGGCACCCTGTCCGACGCCGAGCCGATGGTGGTGTCGGGGCTGTTCCGCCCCGCCGACCGGGCGGACGGCCTCTGGGACGGGCTGCCACCCCTGCTGCAGGTCATCGAACCGCTCGGCGACGGCGAGCCGTTCACCATAGTCGGTGTGGTCGCCCAGTCGGCCCTCAACAAGCGGGCCGCCGAGGGCTGGCCGATCCAGTCCACCTGGCGCTACCGGCTCGGCGTCGACACCATCGGCGCCCGGCACCTGGATCGGATGATCGACGGCCTCCAGGAGGTGCAGCGCCGTAGGCCGGCGGACCTCACCGTCGCGCTCGGCGTCGACGTGCCGCTGCGCGCGTTCGCCGCCCAGGTCGACGCCGCCCGGACCCTGCTCGCGGTGATCGCGGCCGGGGTCCTGGCCACGCTGGCCGGGCTCATCGTGCTCGCGGCCAGCCTCGCCATCCGACGGCGACGCGCGGAGTTCGCGCTGCTGCGCGCGCGTGGCGGCGCGGCCACCGCCGGCGCCCGGCGCAGCCTCGCCGAAGCGGCGCTGGTGGTGCCGGTCGCCGCCGTCCTGGGCTGGTGGCTGGGCACCCTGTTCCCCGGTGACCCGGACCCCACCGCGCCGTACGCCATCGCCGCGACCGCACTGGTCACGCTGGCGCTGCCACTGGCGACGCTCGCCGTACCGGCCGGTCAGGCGGCGCGCCGGGACCTCGTCCGGGTCCGCCCGTCGGCCCGCCGGGTCACCATCGAGGTCTCGCTGCTGCTGCTGGCCGGGCTCGCCGCGGTGCTGCTGCGCCGACGGGGGCTGACCCTCGGCGAGGTGGACCCACTGCTGGTGTCGGTGCCGGTGCTGCTCGCCGTCGCGGCGGCGGTGCTCGCGCTGCGCGCGTACCCCTGGCCGTTGTTGCTGATCAGCCGGCTGGCCGCGGGTACCCGGGGCAGTGTCGCGTTCCTCGGCACCGCGCGCGCCGGCCGTTCGGCGGTCGCCGCCCCGCTGGTGGTCGTGGTGTTGGCCATCGGCACCGCGGCGTTCTGCGCTGTCGTCGCGGCCGGCGTGGACGCGAGCCGGGCGCGGGCGGCCGAGCAGATCGTGCCCGCCGACGCGGTGATCCGCGGCGAGCGGTTCGCCCCCGACACGGTGGACGAACTGGGCCGCCTGCCGGGTGTGCGGGCCGTCACGCCGGTGCTGGAGACCGACGAACGGCTGGCATCCGACGAGCTCGGCACCGACGCGCGGCTCGCGCAGACGGCGGTGCTGCTCGTCGACGGGGCGGGCCTGGACACGGTGGCTCGCGAGTCCGCGGTGGACCTGCCGATCCCGGCCGCGCTGCGCGCCGCCCGGCCCGGCCCGGGGGCGCTGCCGGCGATCGTCTCGCCGGCCGTCGCCGCCGACCTGACCAAGGCCGGCCTGGACGACTCCGCCTTCGTGGAGGTCCAGGGTCAGCGGTACGAGTTCCGGGTGGCCGGCACCGAGGAGGGGTTCGCGCTGCTGTCGGCGGACGCCAGCCGGTTCGTGATCCTGCCGTGGCAGGCGCTGCCGGCGCGGAACACCGCTCCGGTGCCCACCAGCCTGCTGGTCGCCGGTGACGCGCTGGACGCGGAGGCGCTACGCGTCGCCGGTAACCAGGGGCAGGAGCGCTACCAGCGCGAAGGCACCGTCACCGGCCGGGACCGGCCCCTCAGCGTCACCGTCGACACCCGGGCCGACGTCCGCCGGAATCTCAGCGACGGAGGCGCGAACGGGGTCCTGGCCTTCGGGTTCGTCGCCGGAGCTGCCGGCGGCACCGTGCTCGGGTTGCTGGCCATCGCGTTCACGGTGCTGGCCGGCGCGCGTGCCCGGGGTCAGGTGCTGTCCCGGCTACGCACCCTCGGCCTGTCCCGCCGGCAGTGGCGGGGGCTGTTGCTGGTCGAGCTGACCCCGCTGGTCGCGGTGTCGGTGCTCACCGGCGCGCTGGTCGGCGCGGTGCTGCCCGTGCTGCTCAACCCGGTGCTCGGCCTGTCCGCGTTCACCAGTGGTGTGCCGGTCCGGGTGGCCTTCGAACCCAGCCTGATCGCCGCGGTGCTCGCGCTCGGGGCGGTCGCCCTCGGCTTCGCGGTCGCCGTGGAGGCCCTGAACAACCGCCGGTTGCGCCTCGGTGAGGTGCTTCGGCTCGGAGAGGAGAGCTGA
- a CDS encoding ABC transporter ATP-binding protein: protein MVVTGAAGSGGASATGPDEVVRVSGVSRTFGRGEHAVHAVRDVSFTAHRGELVAIRGRSGAGKTTLLNLVGGLDRPDSGQVTVAGHEVTAAGEAELLKLRRGTVGFVFQTFGLVPILSAAENVGVPLRLAQVPAAEREQRVAVLLELVGLGGHAAQRPYELSGGQQQRVAVARALANEPDLLIADEPTGQLDSETGRSIMDLLRAVVHARGMTALVATHDPALIDLADRVLVLRDGRLVDG, encoded by the coding sequence ATGGTGGTGACCGGCGCGGCCGGTTCCGGCGGCGCGTCGGCGACGGGTCCGGACGAGGTGGTCCGGGTCAGCGGTGTGAGCCGGACGTTCGGCCGGGGCGAGCACGCCGTGCACGCGGTGCGGGACGTCTCGTTCACCGCCCACCGGGGCGAGTTGGTCGCCATCCGGGGGCGTTCCGGGGCGGGTAAGACCACCCTGCTGAACCTGGTCGGCGGTCTGGACCGGCCGGACAGCGGTCAGGTGACCGTGGCCGGGCACGAGGTGACAGCGGCCGGTGAGGCGGAGCTGCTGAAGCTGCGCCGGGGCACCGTCGGATTCGTGTTCCAGACCTTCGGGCTGGTGCCGATCCTCTCCGCCGCCGAGAACGTGGGCGTGCCGCTGCGGTTGGCGCAGGTGCCGGCCGCCGAGCGGGAACAGCGCGTCGCGGTGCTGCTGGAGCTGGTGGGCCTGGGCGGGCACGCGGCGCAGCGCCCGTACGAGCTGTCCGGTGGCCAGCAGCAGCGGGTCGCGGTGGCCCGCGCGCTCGCCAACGAACCGGATCTGCTCATCGCCGACGAACCCACCGGCCAGCTCGACTCGGAGACCGGGCGGTCCATCATGGATCTGCTGCGCGCCGTGGTGCACGCCCGGGGCATGACGGCCCTGGTCGCCACGCACGACCCGGCCCTGATCGACCTCGCCGACCGGGTCCTCGTCCTGCGCGACGGACGCCTGGTCGACGGCTGA
- a CDS encoding DUF2975 domain-containing protein, translating into MVTEHRAVAALRVFLVVLFGVLVVFQTLSLPGQFAHMAAESPQDAHLRWPATAVTVFWVLCVQVVIVATWQLLSLVKNDRIFTPASLKWVDAIVWAIAAAWVVLVAVFLWVGFNADDPGLPLLLFLLTVGVTVLGLLMVVMRALLRQATSLRTDMEAVI; encoded by the coding sequence ATGGTTACAGAGCATCGAGCGGTTGCCGCTCTCCGGGTCTTTCTCGTGGTGTTGTTCGGGGTCCTCGTGGTGTTCCAGACCCTCTCGCTGCCCGGGCAGTTCGCCCACATGGCCGCCGAGTCGCCACAGGACGCGCATCTCCGCTGGCCGGCGACCGCCGTGACGGTCTTCTGGGTGCTGTGCGTCCAGGTGGTCATCGTCGCGACGTGGCAGCTGCTCAGCCTGGTCAAGAACGACCGCATCTTCACCCCGGCGTCGCTGAAGTGGGTGGACGCGATCGTGTGGGCCATCGCCGCCGCGTGGGTGGTGCTGGTGGCGGTCTTCCTCTGGGTCGGCTTCAACGCGGACGACCCCGGGCTGCCGCTGCTGCTGTTCCTGCTCACCGTGGGCGTGACGGTGCTGGGGCTGCTGATGGTGGTGATGCGGGCGCTGCTACGGCAGGCCACCTCACTGCGTACCGACATGGAGGCGGTGATCTGA
- a CDS encoding ABC transporter permease, translating into MKLVWRRAREARGLLVAAVIAALVAVALVTGLSDYNRRAVEAGQRALIAAAPAEERGLLVSGSGGRDAAEFAERDSAVRASFADGFAGVPVSVATARYGTGRELTGDLGQVSRPDDEPIFANLATLDDLAGHAELTSGAWPRPGSNPVQVSLPERVAGTLGLSVGDRVPVRDRATERRGELVLAGTWRPRDPTDAYWLLAPGVGAGSAGSGTSYGPFALDPADFASTFPGAVSVSWLAQPDLGGVDTADLPAVRAALTEATAAVPEAARLGSSAQVATKMETLLDRITRADLVGRSSLATPLLLILVLGGYALVLVAALLHEDRRPQTALLRARGAARRQLAGLAAREATLVVAPAAVLGPLIAGVALHHVRPGGSDDLATAGGNSTLVWAAAAATAAGCLVAMVLPTLRGAGTYVADMAARSRPNRAASVQRASVDLVLVALAVLAWAQLRRYASPLAGSGGRLGLDPLLVAAPTLGVLAGAVLALRVLPPLTRFAERFVDRRPWTATMFGMWQAGRRPHAGPVLLLALAVGGSTLAWSLISTGERSQVEQAGHTVGADLRVTERTGTAPPGRAGELAALPGVNRVLPAWRDEIRVGREDLSATVIGIDPASAPGVVRLADRLGDGTAAERYRRMVGARGEPAGIELPAGTRAITGTVRTPVADAVRPLKVAVTLLVTTPDGLALRLPAADADSDGRATRFTVRLPELGGARLRLAGFEADGGLAAGNSYRLQVDGLAAVTADGVNQPVEVGGDWVMSAPGEKPTPVGTNGTGFATDRAVEVIPGGQFAYQPTTRFAVVPAGGNTPVAVLMTPGVRNALSLRVGDTVDLTLSGATLPVRLVGELAAVPATTGEGVLLDLPAAVDAMIRGSGTVRPVPEWWVGAADATAAADAASDLPGVTVLNREATVESAADDPYWQGSRTGMLAAALGAVLLALVGLVVDVWATARRRIGEFAVLHTLGATPRLMARALLAEQTFLAGIGVTVGLALGAAVGATMAPLVILTPAAGRPIPPATFALPWVPIGLTAAGLLLAALALSAFIATGIRQRVAAAQLRIGGER; encoded by the coding sequence ATGAAGTTGGTGTGGAGGCGGGCCCGCGAGGCGCGAGGGCTGCTGGTCGCGGCAGTGATCGCGGCCCTCGTCGCCGTCGCGTTGGTCACCGGGCTGTCCGACTACAACCGCCGGGCGGTGGAGGCCGGGCAGCGGGCGCTGATCGCCGCCGCGCCCGCCGAGGAGCGCGGCCTGCTGGTCAGCGGCTCCGGCGGACGCGACGCGGCCGAGTTCGCCGAGCGGGACTCGGCGGTACGCGCCAGCTTCGCCGACGGGTTCGCCGGTGTCCCGGTCAGCGTCGCGACCGCCCGGTACGGCACCGGCCGGGAGCTGACCGGAGACCTCGGACAGGTGTCCCGGCCGGACGACGAACCGATCTTCGCCAACCTGGCCACGCTCGACGACCTCGCCGGTCACGCGGAGCTGACCAGCGGCGCCTGGCCCCGCCCCGGGTCGAACCCCGTCCAGGTGAGCCTGCCGGAGCGGGTCGCGGGCACGCTGGGCCTCAGCGTCGGCGACCGCGTCCCGGTACGCGACCGTGCCACCGAGCGACGTGGCGAACTGGTCCTCGCCGGCACCTGGCGGCCTCGCGACCCGACCGACGCGTACTGGCTGCTGGCCCCCGGTGTCGGGGCGGGCAGCGCCGGCTCCGGCACCTCCTATGGGCCGTTCGCGCTCGACCCGGCCGACTTCGCCAGCACCTTCCCGGGCGCGGTGTCGGTGTCCTGGCTGGCCCAACCGGACCTCGGCGGCGTCGACACCGCCGACCTGCCCGCCGTCCGGGCGGCCCTCACCGAGGCGACAGCGGCCGTCCCCGAGGCCGCCCGGCTCGGCAGCTCCGCGCAGGTGGCGACCAAGATGGAGACGCTGCTGGACCGGATCACCCGCGCCGACCTGGTGGGCCGGTCCTCGCTGGCCACCCCGCTGCTGCTCATCCTGGTGCTCGGCGGGTACGCCCTGGTGCTGGTCGCCGCCCTCCTGCACGAGGACCGCAGACCGCAGACCGCGCTGCTGCGCGCCCGTGGCGCGGCCCGTCGGCAGTTGGCCGGCCTGGCCGCCCGCGAGGCGACACTCGTCGTCGCCCCGGCCGCGGTGCTCGGTCCGCTGATCGCCGGTGTGGCGCTGCACCACGTCCGCCCCGGCGGGTCGGACGACCTCGCCACCGCCGGCGGCAACAGCACACTCGTGTGGGCGGCGGCAGCGGCCACCGCCGCCGGCTGTCTCGTCGCCATGGTGCTGCCGACCCTGCGCGGCGCAGGCACGTACGTCGCCGACATGGCGGCCCGGTCCCGCCCGAACCGCGCGGCGAGCGTGCAGCGTGCCAGCGTCGACCTGGTGCTGGTGGCCCTCGCCGTGCTCGCCTGGGCGCAGCTGCGCCGGTACGCGTCCCCGCTGGCCGGCTCGGGCGGACGGCTCGGGCTCGACCCGCTCCTGGTCGCCGCCCCGACGCTCGGTGTGCTGGCCGGCGCCGTGCTGGCGCTGCGGGTGCTCCCGCCGCTCACCCGGTTCGCCGAGCGGTTCGTCGACAGGCGTCCCTGGACGGCCACCATGTTCGGCATGTGGCAGGCCGGTCGGCGTCCACACGCCGGCCCGGTGCTGCTGCTCGCCCTCGCCGTCGGCGGTAGCACCCTGGCCTGGTCCCTGATCAGCACCGGGGAACGGTCCCAGGTGGAGCAGGCCGGCCACACCGTCGGCGCCGACCTGCGGGTGACCGAACGGACCGGGACCGCCCCGCCCGGCCGGGCCGGTGAACTCGCCGCCCTGCCCGGCGTGAACCGGGTGCTGCCGGCGTGGCGGGACGAGATCCGGGTCGGGCGGGAGGACCTGTCGGCGACCGTGATCGGCATCGATCCGGCGAGCGCGCCGGGCGTCGTCCGGCTCGCCGACCGCCTCGGCGACGGGACGGCGGCGGAGCGGTACCGCCGGATGGTCGGCGCGCGGGGCGAGCCGGCCGGCATCGAACTACCGGCCGGAACGCGGGCCATCACCGGCACGGTCCGTACCCCGGTGGCCGACGCCGTGCGGCCGCTGAAGGTCGCGGTGACGCTCCTGGTCACCACCCCCGACGGGCTCGCCCTGCGGTTGCCGGCGGCCGACGCCGACAGCGACGGCCGGGCCACCCGGTTCACCGTACGGCTGCCCGAGCTGGGCGGGGCACGGCTGCGGCTGGCCGGTTTCGAGGCCGACGGTGGACTCGCCGCCGGCAACTCCTACCGACTCCAGGTGGACGGGCTGGCGGCGGTCACCGCCGACGGCGTCAACCAGCCGGTCGAGGTGGGCGGCGACTGGGTCATGTCGGCCCCGGGGGAGAAGCCCACCCCGGTGGGGACCAACGGCACCGGGTTCGCCACGGACCGCGCGGTCGAGGTGATTCCCGGCGGCCAGTTCGCGTACCAGCCGACCACCCGGTTCGCCGTCGTACCGGCCGGCGGGAACACGCCGGTGGCGGTGCTGATGACACCGGGGGTCCGCAACGCGCTCAGCCTGCGGGTCGGCGACACCGTCGACCTGACCCTCTCCGGGGCGACGCTGCCGGTGCGCCTGGTCGGCGAACTGGCCGCGGTGCCGGCCACCACCGGGGAGGGCGTCCTGCTCGACCTGCCCGCCGCCGTCGACGCGATGATCCGCGGCAGCGGCACGGTGCGACCCGTACCGGAGTGGTGGGTCGGCGCCGCCGACGCGACCGCCGCTGCCGACGCCGCCAGTGACCTGCCGGGAGTGACGGTGCTCAACCGGGAGGCGACGGTCGAGTCGGCCGCCGACGACCCGTACTGGCAGGGCTCGCGTACCGGAATGCTGGCCGCCGCGCTCGGCGCGGTGCTGCTCGCCCTCGTCGGCCTGGTGGTGGACGTCTGGGCCACCGCCCGGCGTCGGATCGGCGAGTTCGCGGTCCTGCACACCCTCGGCGCGACGCCCCGGCTGATGGCCCGGGCGCTGCTGGCCGAACAGACCTTCCTCGCCGGCATCGGCGTGACGGTCGGGTTGGCGCTCGGCGCCGCGGTCGGCGCGACGATGGCCCCACTCGTCATCCTCACCCCGGCCGCCGGCCGGCCGATCCCCCCGGCGACGTTCGCGCTGCCCTGGGTGCCGATCGGCCTGACCGCCGCCGGTCTGCTGCTGGCGGCGCTCGCCCTCAGCGCGTTCATCGCCACCGGCATCCGTCAGCGGGTGGCGGCGGCGCAGCTACGAATCGGGGGAGAACGATGA